Proteins from a genomic interval of Quercus lobata isolate SW786 chromosome 11, ValleyOak3.0 Primary Assembly, whole genome shotgun sequence:
- the LOC115966957 gene encoding uncharacterized protein LOC115966957, whose translation MFRDPIHQVMEKIKNEPFFKWSNKMAGDLIKHNQNIYCQYHQEPRHTTEDCRNLKNHLDQLVREGKLCHLLHHSNGQQGQANIKTRKDISLRLPIGTINVILAVSGMPGSCPSRVMSVSRPPTEHGDRESKRAKKIALPMLGFLDEDKVGTIQPHNDALFVTLRIGGYDVRRVLVDQGSIMEVMYLDLYKRLNLKPEDLMAYDSLLVSFEGKTITPRGQVRLHIQTGLDVVVVDFIVVDAYSSYTTIVARPWLHALGAVSSTLHQKVKYLSEGQVKEIIKDQTMARQCMVFSISCQHNVEPLASTESGL comes from the coding sequence ATGTTTCGAGATCCGATACATCAGGTTatggagaaaatcaagaatgagcCGTTCTTCAAATGGTCAAATAAAATGGCAGGAGACCTCATAAAGCATAACCAAAACATatattgccaataccaccaagAACCAAGGCATACCACAGAGGATTGTCGAAACTTGAAGAACCATTTGGACCAACTGGTCCGAGAGGGAAAATTATGTCACCTTCTACATCACTCCAATGGCCAACAAGGACAAGCGAACATTAAGACGCGGAAGGACATCTCCTTGAGATTGCCTATAggcacgataaatgtcattcttgccGTCTCGGGAATGCCTGGCTCTTGTCCCTCCAGAGTAATGTCCGTATCTCGACCTCCTACCGAGCATGGCGATCGGGAGTCTAAAAGGGCCAAGAAGATAGCATTACCCATGCTGGGCTTCTTGGATGAAGATAAGGTCGGAACCATTCAACCCCATAATGATGCTCTGTTCGTCACACTCAGGATTGGAGGATATGATGTGAGAAGAGTGCTAGTAGATCAGGGCAGCATTATGGAAGTAATGTATCTCGACCTATACAAGAGGCTGAACTTAAAACCCGAGGACTTAATGGCATACGATTCCCTTCTAGTAAGCTTCGAAGGGAAGACAATCACTCCAAGGGGCCAGGTCCGACTGCATATACAAACAGGTTTGGATGTGGTAGTGGTGGACTTTATCGTAGTTGATGCTTATTCGTCCTACACAACCATCGTAGCCAGGCCTTGGCTTCATGCCTTAGGGGCTGTCTCTTCTACACTacaccaaaaagtgaagtacCTGTCGGAGGGCCAAGTCAAGGAGATTATAAAGGACCAGACCATGGCCAGGCAGTGCATGGTGTTCTCCATTTCATGCCAACACAACGTTGAGCCCTTGGCTTCTACTGAAAGTGGTTTATAA